One Melanotaenia boesemani isolate fMelBoe1 chromosome 8, fMelBoe1.pri, whole genome shotgun sequence DNA segment encodes these proteins:
- the wu:fi34b01 gene encoding pollen-specific leucine-rich repeat extensin-like protein 1 isoform X2 translates to MMPKEKKKRASVCLAAVLILTCHLAQTIDCLRLKKTEKQKLQADADAVFTPAGVQEGQIVFGDVLRNESWSTDGTGKASSNATEDEKAYQADSTGWSSVNNDDGSNKWNHLGTSLHCLGDHMKFRYLGPEASHLTVEQEDNSYLPVSMVPPKCGYNMHGNSMVFVMTVPYDGCNVVKQSGSYVLPLNWNGNPVSLLCPTHATVAEPQAPQEQHWHQNPQDPQGQHWPQNPQGQHWPQNPQGQHWPQNPQGQHWPQNPQGPQWQHWPPKPQEPQWQHWPPKPQEPQWQHWPPKPQEPQWQHWPPKPQEPQWQHWPPKPQEPQWQHWPPKPQEPQWQHWPQEPQEPQKPQEPQKPQEPQKPQEPQKPQEPQKPQEPQKPQEPQKPQEPQKLQEHHWHHWHHKPHWPHWHHWPHWHHWPHWHHEPQKPQEPQKPQEPQKPQEPQEPQEHHWHHWHHKHHWPHWPHKHHWPQKPQEPQKPQEPQKPQEPQKPQEPHWHHWHHKHHWPHWHHKPHGHWHQKPQEPQKHHWHHKPHGHHWHHKHLWQHLHHKPQDPQVKIVPRATQDAQVQAAPQATQDAQVQVVLPAPQDPQIPILPPVHHLPQANLFPLFPHYFSSTDHATNLPEFPYYPPYVPLPFLPPATTAEPSTTSEQKDVTFPQMPFQSYVPWTFGPHYPNPYDPKLQHPWPHVSEPKPTAPQHTDA, encoded by the exons ATGAtgcctaaagaaaaaaagaaacgtgCCTCTGTCTGTTTGGCTGCAGTCCTGATTCTGACATGTCACTTGGCGCAAACAATAGACTGCCTTCgactaaagaaaacagaaaaacaaaagctgcaggCAGATGCAGATGCTGTTTTCACCCCAGCGGGTGTTCAAGAGGGGCAAATCGTGTTCGGAGACGTCCTACGGAATGAGTCATGGAGCACAGATGGAACCGGGAAAGCCTCTTCTAACGCTACTGAAGATGAAAAGGCTTATCAAGCGGATTCCACAG GCTGGTCCAGTGTAAACAATGATGATGGCTCAAACAAATGGAACCACTTGGGGACATCTCTGCATTGTTTAGGAGATCATATGAAGTTCAGGTACCTCGGACCAGAAGCTTCTCACCTTACAGTGGAACAAG AGGATAACTCGTATCTACCCGTGTCCATGGTCCCCCCAAAATGTGGCTACAACATGCATGGTAACTCCATGGTGTTTGTTATGACGGTTCCATATGATGGCTGCAATGTAGTTAAACAG AGTGGAAGCTATGTATTGCCACTTAATTGGAATGGGAATCCAGTGTCTCTGTTGTGTCCCACCCATGCAACAGTAGCTGAGCCTCAGGCACCTCAGGAGCAGCACTGGCATCAAAACCCCCAGGACCCCCAGGGGCAGCATTGGCCTCAAAACCCCCAGGGGCAGCATTGGCCTCAAAACCCCCAGGGGCAGCATTGGCCTCAAAACCCCCAGGGGCAGCATTGGCCTCAAAACCCCCAGGGGCCTCAGTGGCAGCACTGGCCCCCCAAACCCCAGGAGCCTCAGTGGCAGCACTGGCCCCCCAAACCCCAGGAGCCTCAGTGGCAGCACTGGCCCCCCAAACCCCAGGAGCCTCAGTGGCAGCACTGGCCCCCCAAACCCCAGGAGCCTCAGTGGCAGCACTGGCCCCCCAAACCCCAGGAGCCTCAGTGGCAGCACTGGCCCCCCAAACCCCAGGAGCCTCAGTGGCAGCACTGGCCCCAGGAGCCCCAGGAGCCGCAGAAGCCCCAGGAGCCGCAGAAGCCCCAGGAGCCGCAGAAGCCCCAGGAGCCGCAGAAGCCCCAGGAGCCGCAGAAGCCCCAGGAGCCGCAGAAGCCCCAGGAGCCGCAGAAGCCCCAGGAGCCGCAGAAGCTCCAGGAGCATCATTGGCATCATTGGCACCACAAGCCCCACTGGCCCCATTGGCACCACTGGCCCCATTGGCACCACTGGCCCCATTGGCACCATGAGCCTCAAAAACCCCAGGAGCCTCAAAAACCCCAGGAGCCTCAAAAACCCCAGGAGCCTCAGGAGCCTCAGGAGCATCATTGGCATCACTGGCACCACAAGCACCACTGGCCCCACTGGCCCCACAAGCACCACTGGCCTCAAAAACCCCAGGAGCCTCAAAAACCCCAGGAGCCTCAAAAACCCCAGGAGCCTCAAAAACCCCAGGAGCCTCATTGGCATCACTGGCACCACAAGCACCACTG GCCCCATTGGCACCACAAGCCCCATGGTCATTGGCATCAAAAACCCCAGGAGCCTCAAAAGCATCACTGGCACCACAAGCCCCATGGCCATCATTGGCACCATAAACACCTCTGGCAGCATTTGCACCATAAACCCCAGGATCCCCAGGTTAAAATTGTTCCAAGGGCAACCCAGGATGCCCAGGTTCAAGCGGCCCCACAAGCAACCCAGGATGCCCAGGTTCAAGTGGTCCTGCCAGCGCCCCAGGATCCCCAGATTCCGATTTTGCCACCAGTTCATCACCTGCCTCAGGCAAACCTCTTCCCACTGTTTCCTCATTACTTCTCCTCGACTGATCATGCAACAAACCTGCCTGAATTTCCATATTACCCCCCTTATGTGCCACTTCCTTTTCTTCCACCAGCCACAACAGCTGAACCATCTACCActtcagaacaaaaagatgttaCTTTTCCCCAAATGCCTTTCCAGTCATATGTCCCATGGACCTTTGGACCACACTATCCAAACCCTTATGATCCTAAACTACAGCATCCATGGCCTCATGTTTCTGAACCAAAGCCAACAGCGCCTCAACATACAGATGCCTAG
- the wu:fi34b01 gene encoding sporozoite surface protein 2 isoform X1: MMPKEKKKRASVCLAAVLILTCHLAQTIDCLRLKKTEKQKLQADADAVFTPAGVQEGQIVFGDVLRNESWSTDGTGKASSNATEDEKAYQADSTGWSSVNNDDGSNKWNHLGTSLHCLGDHMKFRYLGPEASHLTVEQEDNSYLPVSMVPPKCGYNMHGNSMVFVMTVPYDGCNVVKQSGSYVLPLNWNGNPVSLLCPTHATVAEPQAPQEQHWHQNPQDPQGQHWPQNPQGQHWPQNPQGQHWPQNPQGQHWPQNPQGPQWQHWPPKPQEPQWQHWPPKPQEPQWQHWPPKPQEPQWQHWPPKPQEPQWQHWPPKPQEPQWQHWPPKPQEPQWQHWPQEPQEPQKPQEPQKPQEPQKPQEPQKPQEPQKPQEPQKPQEPQKPQEPQKLQEHHWHHWHHKPHWPHWHHWPHWHHWPHWHHEPQKPQEPQKPQEPQKPQEPQEPQEHHWHHWHHKHHWPHWPHKHHWPQKPQEPQKPQEPQKPQEPQKPQEPHWHHWHHKHHWPHWRHWHHKPHWHHEPQKPQEPQKPQEPQEPQKHHWHHKPHGHHWHHKHLWQHLHHKPQDPQVKIVPRATQDAQVQAAPQATQDAQVQVVLPAPQDPQIPILPPVHHLPQANLFPLFPHYFSSTDHATNLPEFPYYPPYVPLPFLPPATTAEPSTTSEQKDVTFPQMPFQSYVPWTFGPHYPNPYDPKLQHPWPHVSEPKPTAPQHTDA, encoded by the exons ATGAtgcctaaagaaaaaaagaaacgtgCCTCTGTCTGTTTGGCTGCAGTCCTGATTCTGACATGTCACTTGGCGCAAACAATAGACTGCCTTCgactaaagaaaacagaaaaacaaaagctgcaggCAGATGCAGATGCTGTTTTCACCCCAGCGGGTGTTCAAGAGGGGCAAATCGTGTTCGGAGACGTCCTACGGAATGAGTCATGGAGCACAGATGGAACCGGGAAAGCCTCTTCTAACGCTACTGAAGATGAAAAGGCTTATCAAGCGGATTCCACAG GCTGGTCCAGTGTAAACAATGATGATGGCTCAAACAAATGGAACCACTTGGGGACATCTCTGCATTGTTTAGGAGATCATATGAAGTTCAGGTACCTCGGACCAGAAGCTTCTCACCTTACAGTGGAACAAG AGGATAACTCGTATCTACCCGTGTCCATGGTCCCCCCAAAATGTGGCTACAACATGCATGGTAACTCCATGGTGTTTGTTATGACGGTTCCATATGATGGCTGCAATGTAGTTAAACAG AGTGGAAGCTATGTATTGCCACTTAATTGGAATGGGAATCCAGTGTCTCTGTTGTGTCCCACCCATGCAACAGTAGCTGAGCCTCAGGCACCTCAGGAGCAGCACTGGCATCAAAACCCCCAGGACCCCCAGGGGCAGCATTGGCCTCAAAACCCCCAGGGGCAGCATTGGCCTCAAAACCCCCAGGGGCAGCATTGGCCTCAAAACCCCCAGGGGCAGCATTGGCCTCAAAACCCCCAGGGGCCTCAGTGGCAGCACTGGCCCCCCAAACCCCAGGAGCCTCAGTGGCAGCACTGGCCCCCCAAACCCCAGGAGCCTCAGTGGCAGCACTGGCCCCCCAAACCCCAGGAGCCTCAGTGGCAGCACTGGCCCCCCAAACCCCAGGAGCCTCAGTGGCAGCACTGGCCCCCCAAACCCCAGGAGCCTCAGTGGCAGCACTGGCCCCCCAAACCCCAGGAGCCTCAGTGGCAGCACTGGCCCCAGGAGCCCCAGGAGCCGCAGAAGCCCCAGGAGCCGCAGAAGCCCCAGGAGCCGCAGAAGCCCCAGGAGCCGCAGAAGCCCCAGGAGCCGCAGAAGCCCCAGGAGCCGCAGAAGCCCCAGGAGCCGCAGAAGCCCCAGGAGCCGCAGAAGCTCCAGGAGCATCATTGGCATCATTGGCACCACAAGCCCCACTGGCCCCATTGGCACCACTGGCCCCATTGGCACCACTGGCCCCATTGGCACCATGAGCCTCAAAAACCCCAGGAGCCTCAAAAACCCCAGGAGCCTCAAAAACCCCAGGAGCCTCAGGAGCCTCAGGAGCATCATTGGCATCACTGGCACCACAAGCACCACTGGCCCCACTGGCCCCACAAGCACCACTGGCCTCAAAAACCCCAGGAGCCTCAAAAACCCCAGGAGCCTCAAAAACCCCAGGAGCCTCAAAAACCCCAGGAGCCTCATTGGCATCACTGGCACCACAAGCACCACTGGCCCCATTGGCGCCATTGGCACCACAAGCCCCATTGGCACCACGAGCCTCAAAAACCCCAGGAGCCTCAAAAACCCCAGGAGC CCCAGGAGCCTCAAAAGCATCACTGGCACCACAAGCCCCATGGCCATCATTGGCACCATAAACACCTCTGGCAGCATTTGCACCATAAACCCCAGGATCCCCAGGTTAAAATTGTTCCAAGGGCAACCCAGGATGCCCAGGTTCAAGCGGCCCCACAAGCAACCCAGGATGCCCAGGTTCAAGTGGTCCTGCCAGCGCCCCAGGATCCCCAGATTCCGATTTTGCCACCAGTTCATCACCTGCCTCAGGCAAACCTCTTCCCACTGTTTCCTCATTACTTCTCCTCGACTGATCATGCAACAAACCTGCCTGAATTTCCATATTACCCCCCTTATGTGCCACTTCCTTTTCTTCCACCAGCCACAACAGCTGAACCATCTACCActtcagaacaaaaagatgttaCTTTTCCCCAAATGCCTTTCCAGTCATATGTCCCATGGACCTTTGGACCACACTATCCAAACCCTTATGATCCTAAACTACAGCATCCATGGCCTCATGTTTCTGAACCAAAGCCAACAGCGCCTCAACATACAGATGCCTAG